Proteins encoded together in one Chryseobacterium taklimakanense window:
- the rho gene encoding transcription termination factor Rho gives MFNIEMLRSKSDAELALILKEFGVKLAKNSTDNDKIFAILDFQASNPKIAKDFFTTTENSATATAETPKPTSATKKTPAKRTAKPTAEKTETATAVKEVEPKTETPAETAETETPEPVQKNKRRRIAKPAAETSNEEIQPATEEIKEEKTEEPQPQPQPQQNQQQQKKQHPQNGNKSHNNGHQNSNGNNGNNNGNGQQKNQNQNQQQNEQENKFNFDGIVTIEGVLEILPDNYGFLRSSDFSYISSPDDVYVSTAQIRNYGLKTGDTVKGIVRLPKEGEKYFSLQKPLEVNGRDLDFIKDRVAFEYLTPLFPEEKFNLAGKGATVSTRVVDLFAPIGKGQRAMIVAQPKTGKTMLLKDIANAISANHPEAYMMVLLIDERPEEVTDMERSVNAEVIASTFDEAADKHVKVANLVLAKAQRMVECGHDVVILLDSITRLARAYNTVTPASGKVLSGGVDANALHKPKRFFGAARNIEGGGSLTIIATALIDTGSKMDEVIFEEFKGTGNMELQLDRKIANKRVYPAIDLVASSTRRDDLLHNESTMQRMWIFRKYLSDMNPVEAMEFVEKNIKGSLSNEEFLMSMNK, from the coding sequence ATGTTCAACATTGAAATGTTAAGGTCAAAATCCGATGCGGAATTGGCTCTTATACTCAAGGAATTCGGTGTGAAACTGGCTAAAAACAGCACCGATAACGATAAAATCTTTGCAATTCTTGACTTTCAGGCTTCTAATCCTAAAATCGCAAAAGATTTTTTCACTACTACTGAAAACTCTGCCACCGCCACTGCTGAAACTCCAAAACCAACTTCAGCAACCAAAAAGACTCCCGCTAAAAGAACCGCAAAACCCACAGCTGAAAAAACTGAAACGGCTACAGCGGTAAAAGAGGTGGAGCCAAAAACAGAAACTCCTGCTGAAACGGCGGAAACAGAAACGCCGGAACCGGTGCAAAAAAACAAAAGAAGGAGGATAGCAAAACCGGCTGCAGAAACTTCGAACGAAGAAATTCAGCCAGCAACAGAGGAAATCAAAGAGGAAAAAACTGAAGAACCGCAGCCTCAACCTCAACCTCAGCAAAATCAACAGCAGCAGAAAAAGCAACATCCGCAAAACGGAAACAAATCTCACAATAACGGCCACCAAAATTCTAACGGAAACAACGGAAATAATAACGGAAACGGCCAGCAAAAAAATCAGAATCAAAATCAGCAGCAGAACGAACAGGAAAACAAATTCAATTTCGACGGAATTGTAACGATTGAAGGTGTTTTGGAAATCCTGCCGGACAACTATGGTTTCCTGCGTTCATCGGATTTTTCATATATCTCTTCTCCTGATGATGTTTATGTTTCTACAGCACAGATCAGAAATTATGGTTTGAAAACCGGTGACACTGTGAAAGGTATCGTCCGTTTGCCAAAAGAAGGGGAAAAATATTTCTCACTTCAGAAACCTTTGGAAGTGAATGGCAGAGATCTGGATTTCATCAAAGACCGTGTGGCTTTCGAATATTTAACGCCGCTTTTTCCGGAAGAAAAATTCAACCTGGCCGGCAAAGGGGCAACAGTTTCTACCAGAGTCGTAGATTTATTTGCGCCGATTGGTAAAGGGCAGAGAGCAATGATTGTGGCACAGCCTAAAACAGGGAAGACGATGTTGCTGAAAGACATTGCGAACGCGATTTCTGCAAACCACCCGGAAGCGTATATGATGGTTCTTCTAATCGATGAAAGACCTGAAGAAGTTACCGACATGGAGCGAAGTGTGAATGCAGAAGTAATCGCGTCAACGTTTGATGAAGCGGCCGACAAACACGTGAAAGTGGCCAATTTAGTTTTGGCAAAGGCCCAGAGAATGGTAGAATGTGGCCACGATGTCGTGATTTTACTTGATTCCATTACAAGGTTGGCGAGAGCTTACAATACCGTCACACCAGCTTCAGGAAAAGTGCTTTCGGGAGGTGTGGATGCCAATGCGCTTCATAAACCGAAGAGATTCTTCGGTGCGGCCAGAAATATTGAAGGCGGCGGTTCACTGACCATTATTGCAACAGCACTGATCGATACAGGTTCAAAAATGGATGAAGTAATTTTCGAGGAATTTAAAGGAACCGGAAATATGGAGCTTCAACTCGACAGGAAAATCGCCAATAAGCGTGTTTATCCTGCAATCGATCTGGTTGCATCAAGCACGAGACGCGACGATTTGCTGCACAACGAATCTACGATGCAGAGAATGTGGATCTTCAGAAAGTATCTTTCTGACATGAATCCTGTGGAAGCGATGGAATTTGTAGAGAAAAACATAAAAGGATCCTTGAGCAACGAAGAATTCCTGATGTCTATGAATAAATAG
- a CDS encoding superoxide dismutase has product MAFELPKLGYAYDALEPTIDAATMEIHHTKHHQAYIDNLNKAIAGTELEGKTIEEICKTGTDKAAVRNNGGGHFNHTLFWEILTPGGSKEPVGKVKEALEAFGGMEKFKTDFAEAAKTRFGSGWAWLCKKEDGSVTVCSTPNQDNPLMPVSDCQGTPILGLDVWEHAYYLKYQNKRPDYVTAFFDVINWDKVEELYNK; this is encoded by the coding sequence ATGGCATTTGAATTACCAAAACTAGGCTATGCTTACGACGCGCTTGAACCAACCATTGATGCAGCAACAATGGAAATTCACCACACAAAGCACCACCAGGCGTATATTGACAATTTGAATAAAGCAATTGCAGGAACAGAACTTGAAGGCAAAACCATAGAAGAAATCTGCAAAACAGGAACTGATAAAGCTGCAGTAAGAAATAACGGAGGTGGACACTTCAACCATACACTTTTCTGGGAAATTTTAACTCCGGGCGGAAGCAAAGAACCAGTAGGAAAAGTAAAAGAAGCTTTGGAAGCGTTCGGCGGAATGGAAAAATTTAAAACTGATTTCGCTGAAGCTGCTAAAACAAGATTCGGCTCAGGCTGGGCTTGGCTTTGCAAGAAAGAGGACGGTTCAGTAACAGTTTGTTCAACACCGAATCAGGACAATCCTTTGATGCCGGTTTCTGACTGCCAGGGAACACCAATTTTAGGACTGGATGTTTGGGAACACGCTTATTACCTAAAATATCAGAATAAAAGACCAGATTATGTAACGGCCTTTTTTGATGTCATCAACTGGGATAAAGTTGAAGAACTTTACAACAAATAA
- a CDS encoding IS982 family transposase: MNNLIQNYEIILKELTKTCNHITTKKQIRLPKMSDLELVALNITAEYMSINSELQLFRCISGTGLDEKIERSVYNRRKRKLFPYIEKIRETLSGKFADFTDVFIVDSTPIEICKISRANRSAICSTDEIKPAFGYCAAQKSRYFGYKLHAVCDKNGIFHSFDFSPANVHDVNYLFDIKENFQNCLLIGDRGYISKELQVDLFNFSKINLSVPMRRNQHGFVEFSRTKSKIRKRIETNISQLCGQFTINTNFAKTFQGLATRIVSKITSFTMIQYLNFFVFKRSLNKLKVNLC; this comes from the coding sequence ATGAACAATCTCATTCAAAACTACGAAATTATTTTAAAAGAATTGACAAAAACCTGCAACCATATCACCACTAAGAAGCAAATCAGACTTCCAAAAATGTCCGACTTGGAACTTGTGGCACTTAATATTACCGCAGAATACATGTCGATTAACTCTGAACTACAGTTGTTTAGGTGTATTTCGGGAACTGGTTTGGACGAAAAGATAGAAAGAAGCGTATATAACAGAAGGAAAAGAAAACTTTTCCCTTACATTGAGAAAATTCGGGAAACTCTGAGCGGAAAGTTTGCAGACTTTACCGACGTCTTCATTGTGGATTCAACACCCATTGAAATATGTAAAATAAGCAGGGCAAATCGTTCCGCAATTTGCTCTACGGATGAAATCAAACCTGCATTTGGATATTGTGCGGCGCAGAAGTCAAGATATTTTGGCTATAAACTACATGCAGTTTGTGATAAGAATGGAATCTTTCACTCTTTTGATTTTTCGCCCGCAAATGTCCACGATGTAAATTATCTTTTCGATATTAAAGAAAATTTTCAAAATTGTTTATTAATCGGAGACAGAGGATATATCAGCAAAGAATTGCAAGTGGATTTATTCAATTTCTCCAAGATTAACCTTTCGGTTCCTATGCGCAGGAATCAACATGGTTTTGTGGAGTTTTCAAGGACGAAATCAAAAATAAGAAAGAGAATTGAAACCAATATCTCGCAACTGTGCGGACAGTTCACCATAAACACGAACTTTGCAAAAACCTTTCAAGGTCTTGCGACAAGAATAGTGTCAAAAATAACTTCTTTCACAATGATTCAATACCTGAATTTCTTCGTGTTTAAAAGAAGTTTAAATAAACTAAAAGTTAATTTGTGCTAA
- a CDS encoding carboxypeptidase-like regulatory domain-containing protein, whose product MQKTLALLFVLCFTVFSFAQKTLSGKIMDDDGQPVPSASVTVEEPGKDAIIAYGISNSKGEYKVTFTSNESNVDVKVKAFNQKPLVRQVSNETQTVNFSLQSEATEIKEVKLKTKLITKKGDTISYDISEFDSKADRTLSDVLKKIPGIEVNSTGQILYQGEPISQFTVNGKNLMEGGYGAIVNSLPKDAVQKMEVMENHQPLKILQDKVPSDKAAINIKLKKSVTMTGRGETGVGLSPFLWNLKLTPMFFGQKSQWVLNYKTNNNGEAVENERNMLAFGNRWEGRRIQASQRNWLGVDKAGTPQVPEKRYLMNNVHYLSANLLTNPFKNKEWELKINSNYTNNTITRESASETVFDANSQFPNGKVTSERRNKFYDNELKGEVIFSKNAKKGFFKNTTTWNSFWNLDRGFIKNTDNTVRNENYQMDESFDTPASMFQNSLSTIIPFKEKLVNFMSYVSYQKDKQQLSTLYEGIDLAQFFGSGRNYSRLDQNLWLKTGNISHSASVGFSYKKWTFTPRVGLDLSFNDMESKLYGDRTLLENRFRNDITWNELNPYTALELSYKNSGLSLNINMPVNFRSIDYEDHITGVSKELSKTVFEPSVWMMYDFASFWKFSAFANLNYDFGDFGSVYNGEMFTSPLSPNVKNSSIPENRFITFGPRIEYRNPLNNLFFNVRYGYNQTKRKLIGKTSLISGSKSIFQMVDYDNTTQSQSEAVEVGKYFPKYKTNLSLSFSNRDSNSLSLDFNDNLIENKSNGQSAGLKFNNTYFSWMSLDYNLSMNWNKNTNLFRNSTNKSSGWNHNLAAYFYPKENHTFGFFWDDMTSTQSNESRRNKFFDASYQYTWAKKKIDFELKWLNIGNNKVFETIGYDAVNLSTFRSAIQIRPSQVMFTVKFNFK is encoded by the coding sequence ATGCAGAAAACTCTCGCCCTGTTGTTTGTATTGTGTTTTACAGTATTTTCTTTCGCGCAGAAAACTCTTTCCGGAAAAATTATGGATGATGACGGGCAGCCGGTTCCAAGTGCGTCCGTTACGGTTGAAGAGCCCGGCAAAGACGCGATTATCGCCTACGGAATTTCAAACTCAAAAGGGGAATACAAGGTTACATTTACCTCAAATGAATCCAACGTGGATGTGAAGGTGAAAGCCTTTAACCAAAAACCTCTGGTTAGACAGGTTTCCAATGAAACGCAAACCGTGAATTTCAGCCTGCAGAGCGAAGCTACAGAGATTAAAGAAGTAAAACTGAAAACCAAACTCATCACCAAAAAAGGCGATACCATTTCCTATGACATCAGCGAATTCGACAGTAAAGCTGACCGCACTTTATCCGATGTCCTCAAGAAAATTCCAGGAATTGAAGTGAATTCTACCGGGCAAATCCTTTATCAGGGAGAGCCAATCAGCCAGTTTACGGTAAACGGGAAAAACCTGATGGAAGGCGGCTACGGAGCGATCGTAAACTCCCTTCCTAAGGATGCGGTGCAGAAAATGGAAGTGATGGAAAATCACCAGCCGTTAAAAATCCTCCAGGACAAAGTGCCTTCAGATAAAGCTGCCATCAACATTAAACTGAAGAAAAGTGTTACCATGACCGGTCGGGGAGAAACCGGTGTTGGGCTTTCGCCGTTTCTCTGGAATTTGAAGCTTACGCCTATGTTTTTTGGCCAAAAAAGTCAATGGGTTCTGAATTATAAAACCAACAACAACGGCGAGGCTGTGGAAAATGAGAGAAATATGCTGGCATTCGGCAACAGATGGGAAGGCCGTCGTATACAGGCCTCGCAAAGAAACTGGCTTGGTGTGGATAAAGCCGGAACACCGCAAGTTCCTGAAAAACGTTACCTGATGAACAACGTGCATTATCTTTCTGCCAATTTGCTGACCAATCCGTTTAAAAACAAAGAATGGGAGCTGAAAATCAACAGCAACTATACCAACAATACCATTACGAGAGAATCTGCTTCTGAAACGGTCTTTGATGCCAATTCACAGTTTCCGAACGGTAAAGTAACTTCGGAGAGAAGGAATAAATTCTATGATAATGAACTGAAAGGCGAGGTGATCTTCTCTAAAAATGCTAAAAAAGGATTCTTTAAAAACACCACCACCTGGAACAGTTTCTGGAATCTGGACCGCGGCTTCATAAAAAACACCGACAACACGGTACGAAATGAAAATTACCAGATGGATGAAAGTTTCGATACGCCGGCGAGTATGTTCCAGAACTCTTTGAGTACGATTATTCCGTTCAAAGAGAAACTAGTGAATTTTATGAGCTACGTAAGCTACCAGAAGGATAAGCAGCAGCTTTCTACCTTATACGAAGGGATTGATCTGGCGCAGTTTTTCGGCAGCGGCAGGAATTATTCAAGGCTTGACCAGAATTTGTGGCTGAAGACGGGGAACATCAGTCATTCTGCATCCGTAGGTTTCAGTTATAAAAAATGGACGTTTACGCCGAGGGTAGGTTTGGATTTGTCATTCAACGACATGGAGTCCAAGCTCTATGGCGACAGAACTTTACTCGAAAACAGATTCCGCAACGATATTACGTGGAACGAGCTGAATCCTTACACAGCTTTGGAACTAAGTTATAAAAACAGCGGACTGAGCTTAAACATCAATATGCCGGTAAACTTCCGGAGTATCGATTACGAAGACCACATCACCGGCGTGAGCAAGGAATTGAGCAAAACAGTATTTGAGCCGAGCGTTTGGATGATGTATGATTTCGCTTCGTTCTGGAAATTCTCTGCCTTCGCAAATCTTAATTATGATTTTGGAGACTTCGGCTCGGTGTACAACGGTGAAATGTTCACCAGCCCGCTTTCACCAAACGTGAAAAACTCCAGCATTCCGGAAAACCGTTTTATCACCTTTGGGCCGCGGATCGAGTACAGAAATCCACTGAATAACCTTTTCTTCAACGTAAGGTATGGCTACAACCAGACGAAAAGAAAACTGATCGGAAAAACCTCGCTGATCAGTGGTTCAAAGAGCATCTTCCAAATGGTGGATTACGACAATACCACACAGTCACAGTCCGAAGCCGTGGAAGTTGGCAAATATTTCCCGAAATATAAAACCAATCTTTCCCTAAGCTTCTCGAACAGGGATTCTAATTCACTGAGTTTGGATTTTAATGATAATCTTATTGAAAATAAAAGCAACGGCCAGTCTGCAGGTTTGAAATTCAACAATACTTATTTCTCCTGGATGAGCTTGGATTACAACCTTTCTATGAACTGGAACAAAAACACCAACCTTTTTAGAAATTCCACCAATAAATCTTCGGGCTGGAACCACAATTTAGCGGCCTATTTCTATCCGAAAGAAAATCATACTTTTGGTTTCTTCTGGGATGATATGACTTCTACCCAAAGCAATGAAAGCAGGAGAAATAAATTTTTTGATGCCAGCTACCAATACACCTGGGCAAAGAAAAAAATCGATTTTGAACTGAAATGGCTCAATATCGGAAACAATAAAGTTTTTGAAACCATTGGCTACGATGCGGTAAACCTTTCTACATTCAGAAGCGCCATCCAAATCCGTCCAAGCCAGGTGATGTTCACCGTGAAATTTAATTTTAAATAA
- a CDS encoding GH3 auxin-responsive promoter family protein has product MATKALFNSVVNWFIKQRIDQIQNFMNHPVDTQKGVLFSQLYHAEDTAYGKQFGFRDISTIRDFQNQVPIVTYEDFEPYIERARRGERDVIWPGFIRHFAKSSGTTNAKSKFIPISYESLEECHYKAGKDLISIYANNHPENQLFTNKNLRLGGSAEIYESYNTKYGDLSAILIENLPFWVEITTIPSKKVSLMSEWETKLKAIVSEVKNQDVGSITGVPSWMMVLLQRVLNETEKASISELWPNMEVFFHGGISFKPYREQYRQLIGKDINYYEIYNASEGFFGIQDRSGSDELLLMLDYGIFYEFIPMDQFGSSNPKTLTLGEVEVGKNYALVISTNGGLWRYLIGDTVQFTSLNPFRIKISGRTKHYINAFGEELMIENVETALAKACTETNSSIKDFTGAPVYMKDGESGSHEWIFEFSKLPEDLEQFAAVFDETLKAVNSDYEAKRYNDMTLKKPVIHVARENLFYDWMSQRGKLGGQNKVPRLSNEREYIEPLLKMNS; this is encoded by the coding sequence ATGGCAACCAAAGCACTGTTCAATTCCGTTGTAAATTGGTTCATCAAGCAGCGTATCGATCAGATTCAGAATTTTATGAATCATCCTGTTGATACCCAAAAAGGTGTGCTTTTTTCGCAGCTTTACCACGCTGAAGACACAGCTTACGGAAAACAGTTTGGTTTCCGTGATATTTCCACCATCCGTGATTTTCAGAACCAGGTTCCGATTGTAACCTATGAGGATTTCGAACCTTATATCGAAAGAGCCAGGCGCGGCGAACGTGACGTGATCTGGCCCGGATTCATCCGCCATTTTGCAAAATCTTCAGGCACTACGAATGCGAAAAGCAAATTCATCCCGATTTCTTATGAAAGCCTGGAAGAATGCCATTACAAGGCCGGAAAAGACCTGATTTCGATTTACGCCAATAACCACCCGGAAAATCAGCTTTTTACCAATAAAAATCTGCGTTTGGGCGGAAGTGCCGAGATCTATGAAAGCTACAATACCAAGTACGGCGATTTATCTGCAATTTTGATTGAAAACCTTCCGTTTTGGGTTGAAATTACAACTATACCAAGCAAAAAAGTTTCCCTGATGAGCGAATGGGAAACCAAACTGAAAGCTATTGTTTCGGAAGTGAAAAACCAGGATGTAGGAAGCATCACCGGCGTTCCGAGCTGGATGATGGTGCTGCTGCAAAGGGTTTTAAATGAAACCGAAAAAGCATCAATCTCAGAACTTTGGCCCAATATGGAAGTGTTTTTCCATGGTGGAATCAGTTTTAAACCGTATCGCGAACAGTATCGCCAGCTTATTGGTAAGGATATCAATTATTACGAAATCTACAACGCGTCCGAAGGTTTTTTCGGAATCCAGGACCGCAGCGGAAGCGATGAGCTGCTGTTGATGCTGGATTATGGAATTTTCTATGAATTTATTCCGATGGATCAATTCGGGTCATCAAATCCGAAAACACTAACGCTCGGGGAAGTTGAAGTCGGTAAAAATTACGCGCTGGTCATCAGTACAAACGGCGGCTTGTGGCGTTATTTGATTGGTGATACGGTTCAGTTCACCTCATTAAACCCATTCAGAATAAAAATTTCCGGCCGTACGAAACATTATATCAACGCTTTTGGTGAAGAACTGATGATTGAAAATGTGGAAACGGCTCTTGCTAAGGCGTGCACAGAAACCAATTCATCAATAAAAGATTTCACAGGAGCTCCGGTGTATATGAAAGACGGTGAAAGCGGTTCGCACGAATGGATTTTTGAATTCAGCAAACTTCCGGAAGATCTGGAGCAGTTCGCAGCTGTTTTTGATGAAACACTAAAAGCCGTCAATTCGGACTATGAAGCCAAGCGTTATAATGACATGACCCTGAAAAAACCAGTGATACATGTGGCCCGCGAAAACCTCTTCTACGACTGGATGTCGCAGCGCGGTAAACTTGGCGGACAAAATAAAGTTCCACGGCTGAGCAACGAGCGGGAGTATATTGAGCCTTTGTTGAAAATGAATTCTTAG